One stretch of Rhinolophus ferrumequinum isolate MPI-CBG mRhiFer1 chromosome 5, mRhiFer1_v1.p, whole genome shotgun sequence DNA includes these proteins:
- the FBXL5 gene encoding F-box/LRR-repeat protein 5 isoform X1, whose protein sequence is MAPFPEEVDVFTAPHWRMKQLVGLYCDKLSKTNFSNNNDFRALLQSLYATFKEFKMHEQIENEYIIGLLQQRSRTIYNVHSDNKLSEMLSLFEKGLKNVKNECEQLNYAKQLKERLEAFTRDFLPHMKEEEEVFQPMLMEYFTYEELKDIKKKVIAQHCSQKDAAELLRGLSLWNQAEERQKFFKYSVDEKSDKEADVSEQSTGITHLPPEVMLSIFSYLNPQELCRCSQVSTKWSQLAKTGSLWKHLYPVHWARGDWYSGPATELDTEPDEEWVKNRKDESRAFQEWDEDADIDESEESAEESIAISIAQMEKRLLHGLIHNVLPYVGTSVKTLVLAYSSAVSSKMVRQILELCPNLEHLDLTQTDISDSAFDSWSWLGCCQSLRHLDLSGCEKITDVALEKISRALGILTSHQSGLLNTSTSKITLTTWKNKDITMQSPKQYACLHDLTNKDIGEEIDNEHTWTKSVSSENFPSPYVWMLDADDLADIEDAVEWRHRNVESLCVMETASNFSCSSSGCYNKDIIGLRTSVCWQQHCASPAFAYCGHSFCCTGAALRTMSALPESSALCRKASRTRLLREKDLLVYSGSEKPDQETGRVLLFLSLSGCYQITDHGLRVLTLGGGLPYLEHLNLSGCLTVTGAGLQDLVSACPSLNDEFFYYCDNINGPHADTASGCQNLQCGFRACCRSGE, encoded by the exons ctTTCTAAAACCAACTTTTCCAACAACAATGATTTCCGTGCTCTTCTACAGTCTCTGTACGCTACTTTTAAGGAGTTCAAAATGCATGAGCAGATTGAAAACGAATACATTATTGGTTTGCTTCAACAACGCAGCCGGACCATTTATAACGTACATTCTGATAACAAACTCTCTGAGATGCTTAGCCTCTTTGAAAAGGGACTGAAAAATGTTAAG aatgaaTGTGAGCAGTTAAATTATGCGAAACAGCTGAAGGAGAGATTGGAGGCTTTTACAAGAGATTTTCTTCCTCATatgaaagaagaagaggag gtTTTTCAGCCCATGTTAATGGAATATTTTACCTATGAAGAGCTaaaggatattaaaaagaaagtgattgCACAACATTGCTCTCAGAAGGATGCCGCTGAACTCCTTCGAGGTCTTAGCCTCTGGAATCAAGCTGAGGAACGACAGAAGTTTTTTAAATACTCTGTGGATGAAAAGTCAGATAAAG aagcGGATGTGTCAGAACAATCCACAGGTATAACCCATCTTCCTCCTGAGGTAATGCTGTCAATATTCAGTTACCTTAATCCTCAAGAATTATGTCGATGCAGTCAAGTAAGCACTAAGTGGTCTCAGCTGGCAAAGACTGGATCGCTATGGAAACATCTTTACCCTGTTCACTGGGCCAGAG GTGACTGGTATAGTGGCCCTGCAACTGAACTTGATACTGAACCTGATgaggaatgggtgaaaaatagaaaagatgaaagtCGTGCTTTCCAGGAGTGGGATGAAGATGCTGATATAGATGAATCTG aagagtcTGCAGAGGAATCGATTGCTATCAGCATTGCACAAATGGAAAAGCGTTTACTCCATGGCTTAATTCATAATGTTCTGCCATATGTTGGTACTTCTGTAAAAACTTTAGTATTAGCATACAGCTCTGCAGTTTCCAGCAAAATG gtTAGGCAGATTTTAGAGCTTTGTCCTAATCTGGAGCATCTGGATCTCACCCAAACTGACATTTCAGATTCTGCATTTGACAG TTGGTCTTGGCTTGGTTGCTGCCAGAGTCTTCGGCATCTTGATCTGTCTGGATGTGAAAAAATCACAGATGTGGCTCTAGAGAAGATTTCTAGAGCTCTTGGAATTCTGACATCTCATCAGAGTGGCCTTTTGAATACTTCTACAAGCAAAATTACTTTGactacatggaaaaataaagacattaccaTGCAGTCCCCCAAGCAGTATGCTTGTTTGCATGATTTAACTAACAAGGACATtggagaagaaatagataacGAACACACGTGGActaagtctgtttcttctgaaaACTTCCCTTCTCCTTATGTGTGGATGTTGGATGCTGACGATCTGGCCGACATTGAAGATGCTGTAGAATGGAGACACAGAAATGTCGAAAGTCTGTGTGTAATGGAAACAGCATCCAACTTCAGTTGTTCCTCCTCTGGTTGTTACAATAAGGATATCATTGGACTAAGGACTAGTGTCTGTTGGCAGCAGCATTGTGCTTCTCCAGCCTTTGCATATTGCGGTCATTCATTTTGTTGTACAGGAGCAGCTCTAAGAACTATGTCAGCACTCCCAGAGTCTTCTGCATTGTGTAGAAAAGCATCAAGGACTAGACTGCTTAGGGAGAAAGACTTACTCGTTTACTCTGGGAGTGAAAAACCTGATCAAGAGACTGGACGTGTACTTCTGTTTCTCAGTCTGTCCGGATGTTATCAGATCACAGACCATGGTCTCAG GGTTTTGACTCTGGGAGGAGGGCTGCCTTATTTGGAGCACCTTAATCTCTCTGGTTGTCTTACTGTAACCGGTGCAGGCCTGCAGGATTTGGTTTCAGCGTGTCCTTCTCTAAATGATGAATTCTTTTACTACTGTGACAACATTAACG GTCCTCATGCTGATACCGCCAGTGGATGCCAGAATTTGCAGTGTGGTTTTCGAGCCTGCTGCCGCTCTGGCGAATGA
- the FBXL5 gene encoding F-box/LRR-repeat protein 5 isoform X2, translating into MAPFPEEVDVFTAPHWRMKQLVGLYCDKSLYATFKEFKMHEQIENEYIIGLLQQRSRTIYNVHSDNKLSEMLSLFEKGLKNVKNECEQLNYAKQLKERLEAFTRDFLPHMKEEEEVFQPMLMEYFTYEELKDIKKKVIAQHCSQKDAAELLRGLSLWNQAEERQKFFKYSVDEKSDKEADVSEQSTGITHLPPEVMLSIFSYLNPQELCRCSQVSTKWSQLAKTGSLWKHLYPVHWARGDWYSGPATELDTEPDEEWVKNRKDESRAFQEWDEDADIDESEESAEESIAISIAQMEKRLLHGLIHNVLPYVGTSVKTLVLAYSSAVSSKMVRQILELCPNLEHLDLTQTDISDSAFDSWSWLGCCQSLRHLDLSGCEKITDVALEKISRALGILTSHQSGLLNTSTSKITLTTWKNKDITMQSPKQYACLHDLTNKDIGEEIDNEHTWTKSVSSENFPSPYVWMLDADDLADIEDAVEWRHRNVESLCVMETASNFSCSSSGCYNKDIIGLRTSVCWQQHCASPAFAYCGHSFCCTGAALRTMSALPESSALCRKASRTRLLREKDLLVYSGSEKPDQETGRVLLFLSLSGCYQITDHGLRVLTLGGGLPYLEHLNLSGCLTVTGAGLQDLVSACPSLNDEFFYYCDNINGPHADTASGCQNLQCGFRACCRSGE; encoded by the exons TCTCTGTACGCTACTTTTAAGGAGTTCAAAATGCATGAGCAGATTGAAAACGAATACATTATTGGTTTGCTTCAACAACGCAGCCGGACCATTTATAACGTACATTCTGATAACAAACTCTCTGAGATGCTTAGCCTCTTTGAAAAGGGACTGAAAAATGTTAAG aatgaaTGTGAGCAGTTAAATTATGCGAAACAGCTGAAGGAGAGATTGGAGGCTTTTACAAGAGATTTTCTTCCTCATatgaaagaagaagaggag gtTTTTCAGCCCATGTTAATGGAATATTTTACCTATGAAGAGCTaaaggatattaaaaagaaagtgattgCACAACATTGCTCTCAGAAGGATGCCGCTGAACTCCTTCGAGGTCTTAGCCTCTGGAATCAAGCTGAGGAACGACAGAAGTTTTTTAAATACTCTGTGGATGAAAAGTCAGATAAAG aagcGGATGTGTCAGAACAATCCACAGGTATAACCCATCTTCCTCCTGAGGTAATGCTGTCAATATTCAGTTACCTTAATCCTCAAGAATTATGTCGATGCAGTCAAGTAAGCACTAAGTGGTCTCAGCTGGCAAAGACTGGATCGCTATGGAAACATCTTTACCCTGTTCACTGGGCCAGAG GTGACTGGTATAGTGGCCCTGCAACTGAACTTGATACTGAACCTGATgaggaatgggtgaaaaatagaaaagatgaaagtCGTGCTTTCCAGGAGTGGGATGAAGATGCTGATATAGATGAATCTG aagagtcTGCAGAGGAATCGATTGCTATCAGCATTGCACAAATGGAAAAGCGTTTACTCCATGGCTTAATTCATAATGTTCTGCCATATGTTGGTACTTCTGTAAAAACTTTAGTATTAGCATACAGCTCTGCAGTTTCCAGCAAAATG gtTAGGCAGATTTTAGAGCTTTGTCCTAATCTGGAGCATCTGGATCTCACCCAAACTGACATTTCAGATTCTGCATTTGACAG TTGGTCTTGGCTTGGTTGCTGCCAGAGTCTTCGGCATCTTGATCTGTCTGGATGTGAAAAAATCACAGATGTGGCTCTAGAGAAGATTTCTAGAGCTCTTGGAATTCTGACATCTCATCAGAGTGGCCTTTTGAATACTTCTACAAGCAAAATTACTTTGactacatggaaaaataaagacattaccaTGCAGTCCCCCAAGCAGTATGCTTGTTTGCATGATTTAACTAACAAGGACATtggagaagaaatagataacGAACACACGTGGActaagtctgtttcttctgaaaACTTCCCTTCTCCTTATGTGTGGATGTTGGATGCTGACGATCTGGCCGACATTGAAGATGCTGTAGAATGGAGACACAGAAATGTCGAAAGTCTGTGTGTAATGGAAACAGCATCCAACTTCAGTTGTTCCTCCTCTGGTTGTTACAATAAGGATATCATTGGACTAAGGACTAGTGTCTGTTGGCAGCAGCATTGTGCTTCTCCAGCCTTTGCATATTGCGGTCATTCATTTTGTTGTACAGGAGCAGCTCTAAGAACTATGTCAGCACTCCCAGAGTCTTCTGCATTGTGTAGAAAAGCATCAAGGACTAGACTGCTTAGGGAGAAAGACTTACTCGTTTACTCTGGGAGTGAAAAACCTGATCAAGAGACTGGACGTGTACTTCTGTTTCTCAGTCTGTCCGGATGTTATCAGATCACAGACCATGGTCTCAG GGTTTTGACTCTGGGAGGAGGGCTGCCTTATTTGGAGCACCTTAATCTCTCTGGTTGTCTTACTGTAACCGGTGCAGGCCTGCAGGATTTGGTTTCAGCGTGTCCTTCTCTAAATGATGAATTCTTTTACTACTGTGACAACATTAACG GTCCTCATGCTGATACCGCCAGTGGATGCCAGAATTTGCAGTGTGGTTTTCGAGCCTGCTGCCGCTCTGGCGAATGA